From the genome of Pseudomonas yamanorum, one region includes:
- a CDS encoding phospholipase D-like domain-containing protein: MSGAVFPWRSANRFELMIDGPSFFPRMLEAIAQAEQQVALELYLVEAGACAEAMVQSLVGAAERGVRVRCLFDDYGSLAFTLGLRRRLIDAGVDLRFYNRLSWRRWMRNLYRDHRKLLLIDQTVAVVGGTGVTDEFWTPGEDTADWHEVMVQIRGPLVLDWQALFDRQWLANDDRRAWKPATHFGLPRLPKVPATGPGLGRVAYADARQHRDILQSLIRALNSGHQRIWLATPYFLPTWSVRRALRRAAGRGVDVRLLLTGPRTDHPSVRYAGHRYYPRLLKSGVQIFEYQPCFLHLKMVLVDDWVSIGSCNFDHWNLRFNLEANLEALDPELTLAVVGSFERDFALSQAVSLEAWRSRPLWRRVKQRVWGWIDRLVVNLLDRRG; this comes from the coding sequence ATGAGCGGCGCAGTGTTCCCGTGGCGCAGCGCCAACCGTTTTGAGTTGATGATCGACGGTCCGAGTTTCTTTCCACGCATGTTGGAAGCTATCGCCCAGGCCGAGCAGCAAGTCGCGCTGGAGCTGTATCTGGTGGAGGCGGGAGCGTGTGCCGAGGCGATGGTTCAGTCCTTGGTCGGGGCGGCCGAGCGTGGCGTGCGGGTGCGTTGCCTGTTCGATGACTATGGCAGCCTGGCGTTTACCCTGGGCCTGCGTCGACGGTTGATCGATGCCGGGGTGGACCTGCGTTTCTACAACCGCTTGAGCTGGCGCCGCTGGATGCGCAACCTCTACCGCGACCACCGCAAGCTGTTGCTGATCGACCAGACCGTCGCCGTGGTCGGCGGCACCGGTGTGACGGATGAATTCTGGACGCCCGGGGAAGACACCGCCGACTGGCACGAAGTGATGGTGCAGATTCGTGGCCCGCTGGTGCTGGATTGGCAGGCGTTGTTTGATCGTCAATGGCTGGCCAACGACGATCGTAGGGCCTGGAAGCCCGCCACGCATTTTGGCTTGCCACGCTTGCCCAAGGTGCCGGCGACAGGGCCGGGGCTGGGGCGGGTGGCCTATGCCGACGCTCGTCAGCATCGGGATATTTTGCAGTCACTGATCCGTGCGCTGAACAGCGGCCACCAGCGTATCTGGCTGGCCACGCCGTATTTCCTGCCAACCTGGAGCGTACGGCGTGCCCTGCGCCGGGCGGCGGGGCGCGGGGTGGATGTGCGCTTGCTGTTGACCGGGCCCCGTACCGATCACCCGTCGGTGCGGTATGCCGGGCACCGTTACTACCCGCGTTTGCTCAAGTCCGGGGTGCAGATTTTTGAGTATCAGCCGTGCTTCCTGCACCTGAAAATGGTGCTGGTGGACGATTGGGTGAGCATTGGCTCGTGCAACTTCGACCACTGGAATCTGCGCTTCAACCTGGAGGCGAATCTGGAGGCATTGGACCCGGAATTGACGTTGGCAGTGGTGGGGAGTTTCGAGCGGGATTTTGCCCTGAGCCAGGCGGTGAGCCTTGAGGCGTGGCGGTCGCGGCCATTGTGGCGGCGGGTGAAGCAGCGGGTGTGGGGGTGGATTGATCGGTTGGTGGTTAACCTGCTGGACCGCCGCGGATAA